A stretch of the bacterium genome encodes the following:
- a CDS encoding tetratricopeptide repeat protein: MGILDRFHKKSASSADLKQMETLWNEVERFSRQNNFDAALEPCLSGISLAKASNDPVFQFRFTHQAATCYAHKNQGDHALAYFKDAADLAGKLRNDEALAATLYDWGRVLAVLGRPTEALKQLEPALALMRALKDPEWFQLEQLILRQRQLAKLESMGAEIRTPHKQYATNVRCPKCGGPLTALPPRNYGPMSSVGYKCFKCFPE; encoded by the coding sequence ATGGGCATTCTTGATAGATTTCACAAAAAAAGCGCGAGTAGCGCCGATTTAAAACAAATGGAAACTTTATGGAATGAAGTGGAGCGATTCAGCAGGCAGAACAACTTTGATGCTGCGTTGGAGCCCTGTTTGAGTGGCATCTCTCTTGCGAAGGCGTCCAACGATCCGGTATTCCAGTTTCGATTCACGCATCAGGCTGCGACGTGTTATGCGCACAAAAACCAGGGGGATCACGCATTGGCGTATTTCAAAGACGCAGCGGATCTGGCCGGAAAACTACGGAATGATGAGGCACTTGCCGCAACTCTCTACGACTGGGGACGTGTATTGGCCGTTTTAGGGCGTCCCACCGAAGCGTTAAAACAGCTTGAACCTGCATTAGCGCTGATGCGAGCTTTGAAAGATCCCGAATGGTTTCAGCTTGAGCAATTGATCCTGCGGCAACGTCAACTCGCGAAGTTGGAATCCATGGGTGCTGAGATCCGCACACCTCATAAACAATATGCGACCAACGTTCGTTGTCCAAAATGTGGCGGTCCATTAACCGCTCTGCCGCCGCGTAACTACGGGCCAATGTCAAGCGTGGGCTACAAATGTTTCAAATGTTTTCCGGAGTGA
- a CDS encoding IS110 family transposase, translating to MKKKQRPRKPQMQSSFGEPHPFFRRRRTKSDWAGIHLSDAFKPHLEFYIRIPAQRLFYKAVRKVQMIAAREANVSVNSGFKPDVKPQLAPCYTTYPPALASYAAIGLTGFLEFQTRVKNYLLRAHLYEYLENPAEEDRVDVEPEDYQRLAEIVTDIVETRLILRDLCRLSSLWTVEMYRLFAACQQKTNFRSVTEILNAVILYGDVFPASEKLVLHPLTRALLTDLTAVSRPFFEKLGTEDTNLLHLGIDWVKGICRCLAKYLENYYGDVDEELVENEPKKTRLPGLIRNWFEKTKEADKKEPVAGNSFPPLDEPQPPALFGSSGLDQQIAQSACNENPMNASKSAQALLCSKPLQDSLKRLMDYLTRACRQRNEFEEIRSDLLEKMLGSAPFHAGPMEGNPVEGHEVTVQFGNEKAVAGEIFDRAIELSDDFEAYDKLMAESQPVIDALREVLYPNMAEVPETERFRSSGSLDPARLAISQFHSAVFHRYRIRKRGDKRGRPVLLIACDASGSLNASEMKMAKVLATSWLNASARRNVQILAGFYHSRTVAGRDSGPLVEWAYHPLKTVCTGRKDATRAVVSLPNFGTGVQSDTLSLAFMLQEAQQLAKGKMVYLILITDCLWNRSLDTDACGEEEVYSFFENLYQDPNRRIHTTMVALGNPSNGIEHLLDKVILVPADQLEDYAGVASQVGTYVASVMKERRFHIKR from the coding sequence TTGAAAAAAAAGCAACGTCCACGAAAACCCCAGATGCAATCGTCTTTCGGTGAACCTCATCCATTTTTCAGGAGGAGGCGCACAAAAAGCGATTGGGCGGGAATACATCTGAGCGATGCTTTTAAACCGCATCTCGAGTTCTATATCCGCATTCCTGCGCAGCGCCTGTTTTACAAAGCTGTAAGGAAAGTTCAGATGATTGCGGCCAGGGAGGCAAACGTTTCCGTGAATTCGGGTTTTAAACCGGACGTGAAACCCCAACTGGCTCCCTGCTATACGACTTATCCACCGGCACTTGCTTCGTATGCAGCGATCGGATTAACAGGGTTCCTGGAGTTTCAGACAAGAGTAAAAAACTATCTGCTGAGGGCTCACCTGTATGAGTATCTTGAAAACCCGGCAGAGGAGGATCGGGTGGATGTAGAGCCTGAAGACTATCAAAGGCTCGCTGAAATTGTAACCGATATTGTGGAGACACGGTTAATCCTTCGGGATTTGTGCAGGCTCTCTTCCCTTTGGACCGTTGAAATGTACAGACTTTTCGCAGCCTGCCAGCAGAAAACGAATTTCCGGTCTGTTACTGAAATTTTAAACGCGGTCATCCTTTATGGTGATGTATTTCCTGCAAGTGAAAAACTGGTGCTCCATCCGTTGACTCGCGCCTTGCTCACAGATCTAACCGCGGTCAGCCGTCCTTTCTTCGAAAAACTGGGAACGGAAGACACAAATTTGCTTCACCTCGGAATCGATTGGGTGAAAGGCATTTGCCGTTGTCTGGCGAAATATCTGGAAAACTATTACGGTGATGTTGATGAGGAGCTGGTGGAAAATGAACCGAAGAAAACCCGGTTGCCCGGATTGATTCGAAACTGGTTTGAAAAAACTAAGGAGGCCGATAAAAAGGAACCCGTCGCCGGCAACAGCTTCCCACCTTTGGACGAACCACAACCTCCGGCCCTGTTTGGTTCCTCCGGACTCGATCAACAAATTGCACAATCGGCGTGCAATGAGAATCCGATGAATGCCAGCAAATCAGCGCAGGCGCTACTTTGTTCAAAGCCGCTTCAAGATTCCCTCAAAAGGCTGATGGACTATCTCACCCGGGCTTGCCGGCAGCGAAATGAATTTGAAGAGATCAGATCGGATCTTTTGGAAAAAATGCTGGGAAGCGCGCCGTTTCACGCAGGTCCTATGGAAGGAAATCCAGTGGAAGGACATGAAGTAACCGTTCAGTTTGGAAATGAAAAGGCGGTCGCAGGAGAAATCTTTGACCGTGCGATTGAGTTATCGGATGATTTCGAAGCTTACGATAAGTTGATGGCTGAATCTCAACCCGTGATCGATGCTTTAAGAGAAGTTCTGTATCCGAATATGGCAGAAGTCCCTGAGACGGAACGGTTCAGGTCCAGCGGATCGCTGGATCCGGCCCGGCTCGCTATTTCCCAATTTCATTCGGCTGTCTTTCATCGCTACAGAATTCGGAAGAGAGGAGACAAACGGGGGCGGCCGGTGCTACTCATCGCCTGTGACGCTTCCGGATCGCTCAACGCTTCCGAAATGAAGATGGCAAAAGTTCTCGCAACATCCTGGTTGAATGCGAGCGCGCGGCGTAACGTGCAGATCCTTGCAGGCTTTTATCACAGCAGAACGGTCGCCGGCCGGGATTCCGGACCGCTGGTCGAGTGGGCTTATCATCCATTGAAGACCGTCTGTACCGGACGCAAAGATGCAACGCGCGCAGTCGTCTCATTGCCAAATTTCGGAACAGGCGTCCAATCGGACACGCTTTCACTCGCTTTCATGCTTCAAGAGGCGCAGCAACTGGCGAAAGGAAAGATGGTTTATTTGATTCTGATCACGGATTGTCTATGGAATCGTTCGCTCGATACGGATGCTTGCGGTGAGGAGGAAGTATATTCATTTTTCGAAAATCTTTATCAGGATCCGAATCGTCGCATCCACACCACAATGGTGGCTCTTGGAAACCCATCGAATGGAATTGAACATTTGCTCGATAAGGTGATCCTCGTCCCGGCCGATCAGTTGGAAGACTACGCCGGTGTTGCTTCGCAAGTTGGCACCTACGTTGCATCAGTCATGAAGGAACGTCGATTTCACATAAAGAGATAA
- a CDS encoding AAA family ATPase, whose product MNEDPSYSDLYAEASRTEAVRQVAEVCEKATQLTVSLSSDGLSFSSMESTKKDGILHAAGNVSEHGVLALRLEFLRVSGSPRIAFTDFFKHLSVLGEKTRLMAPFVTRSGESSLCVELRIQASPLSYARSTALMTELKNLEALAKTLQAQLPRSLRQPELAKLYDQFFDIVEPVYALDLDTTTLNREWIDWAKLTMDFLSGSACVALPACYPISEDFALALLATAAIETGVSIGRYVAPLSSPKSLVDTAKKAPGTVAMPAMRLSLGTNAYELANEVQAMLVTLHSSRKPVIFTGSDEQLRSIFHGGQGGLTNPLSPVVRHAPEASMEVLTHFAVRTMQRRVGGMPASMEEYVVQEILAGLKPYSPTEQKRILPVVANHALNTWANGKSLNGQTTATFAVNVSSVSETLAGMSAKPRVTRAPAVQQRFTLTFTDADVTHYLKRHLLGQDSAIDQLVSRLRMEALTRPLHQPLRYCAQGTPATGKSESAVLLASKLGIPYMNVDAASIPDYYSAAAQLLGSGRGIVGSYQSGRLEQAAKQHTGVLIEVSDLDHANERVRSGLADLFLQVLETGEAQSAAGAMFSCANLIFAFTMNLPDGMDESVRKGFGFNDSVDNRQLQNRVVTEIKRMLSTAFLSRVGTPILFEPLNGDAIATILERAVRAAITAAAERMGFVIGEIVLQEGLGKRIAASAQARLGAFGARALLEQGRVLAADAVVSLQNTIPAPERKLSVSLTESNKLLIE is encoded by the coding sequence ATGAACGAAGACCCAAGTTATTCCGATCTCTACGCAGAAGCTTCCCGTACGGAAGCGGTGCGCCAGGTGGCGGAGGTTTGTGAAAAAGCCACTCAATTGACGGTTTCCCTTTCTTCGGACGGGTTGAGTTTTTCATCCATGGAATCCACAAAAAAGGATGGAATTCTTCATGCAGCCGGGAATGTGTCCGAGCATGGTGTTCTGGCGTTGCGTTTGGAGTTTTTGAGAGTCTCAGGTAGTCCTAGAATCGCTTTCACTGATTTCTTCAAACATCTTTCGGTTCTTGGCGAGAAAACGCGTTTGATGGCTCCGTTTGTCACAAGATCAGGCGAAAGTTCTCTTTGCGTGGAGCTCAGGATACAGGCATCTCCACTTTCGTATGCCCGCTCGACAGCTTTAATGACAGAGCTAAAAAACCTGGAGGCGCTCGCGAAAACTCTTCAAGCGCAGCTGCCGAGATCGCTCAGGCAGCCGGAGTTGGCAAAACTTTACGATCAGTTCTTCGACATCGTTGAGCCGGTCTATGCGCTGGATCTGGATACGACAACTTTGAATCGGGAATGGATAGATTGGGCAAAGCTGACGATGGATTTTCTTTCCGGCTCTGCCTGCGTGGCTTTGCCGGCGTGTTATCCGATCAGTGAGGATTTTGCGCTTGCATTGCTGGCAACGGCAGCGATTGAAACTGGAGTTTCAATAGGCAGATACGTTGCGCCTTTATCATCACCGAAGTCGCTGGTGGATACGGCAAAGAAGGCGCCGGGAACGGTTGCGATGCCGGCAATGCGGCTGAGTTTAGGAACAAACGCTTATGAGCTCGCCAATGAAGTTCAGGCGATGCTGGTTACTCTTCATTCTTCACGGAAACCAGTCATTTTTACAGGTTCCGATGAACAACTCCGATCCATTTTTCATGGCGGCCAGGGAGGGCTTACCAATCCACTTTCTCCGGTGGTGCGTCACGCGCCGGAAGCGAGCATGGAAGTTCTGACCCATTTCGCAGTCCGAACGATGCAAAGACGTGTTGGAGGAATGCCGGCTTCTATGGAGGAATATGTTGTTCAGGAAATCCTGGCGGGATTAAAACCATATTCTCCGACCGAACAAAAGCGGATTCTACCGGTTGTTGCGAATCACGCTTTGAACACCTGGGCAAATGGAAAGAGCTTGAACGGACAGACGACGGCGACGTTCGCGGTCAACGTCAGCTCCGTCTCCGAAACGCTCGCCGGCATGAGCGCCAAACCACGAGTTACGCGTGCGCCGGCGGTTCAACAGCGATTCACTCTGACTTTCACGGATGCAGATGTTACGCATTATCTGAAAAGACATTTGCTGGGCCAGGATTCTGCAATCGATCAGCTTGTCTCCCGTTTACGAATGGAAGCGTTAACTCGTCCGCTGCATCAACCGTTGCGTTATTGCGCGCAAGGCACTCCCGCAACAGGCAAATCGGAAAGCGCCGTTCTGCTCGCTTCGAAACTGGGTATTCCTTACATGAATGTTGATGCTGCGAGCATTCCGGATTACTACAGCGCAGCAGCTCAACTTCTTGGATCGGGCCGCGGCATTGTCGGCTCCTATCAGAGCGGACGCCTTGAGCAAGCCGCCAAGCAGCACACCGGCGTTTTGATTGAGGTCAGCGATCTGGATCACGCGAATGAAAGAGTGCGCTCCGGACTTGCGGATCTGTTCCTTCAGGTTTTGGAAACAGGAGAAGCGCAAAGCGCAGCCGGCGCAATGTTCTCCTGCGCGAATCTGATCTTTGCTTTCACGATGAATTTGCCGGATGGAATGGACGAATCCGTGAGAAAAGGATTCGGGTTTAACGATTCGGTCGACAATCGCCAGTTGCAAAACCGCGTTGTTACGGAGATTAAGAGGATGCTTTCCACCGCATTCTTGAGCCGTGTCGGAACGCCAATTCTTTTTGAGCCGTTGAACGGCGATGCGATTGCCACGATTCTGGAGCGCGCTGTTCGCGCAGCGATCACAGCCGCTGCGGAAAGAATGGGATTTGTAATCGGAGAGATCGTTTTGCAAGAAGGCCTCGGTAAAAGAATCGCGGCGAGCGCGCAGGCAAGACTCGGCGCATTTGGCGCGCGTGCGCTTCTGGAACAGGGACGTGTCCTGGCAGCAGATGCGGTAGTTTCTTTGCAAAACACGATTCCTGCTCCGGAACGCAAGCTATCCGTCTCGCTGACAGAAAGTAACAAGCTTTTGATTGAATAA